The following DNA comes from Enterocloster bolteae.
TCGATTGCAATATACTTTTTCTCCTCCACGGCCGGTTTGGCTTCTTTCTTGGGAACCAGCATCTTCAGGGTGCCGTCCTCGAATTTGGCCTTGATGTCCTCCTGGGTCACTGCGTCACCTACATAAAAACTTCTGCTGCAGGATCCGCAGTAGCGCTCCCTGCGGATGTAGGTTCCGTTGGAATCCTTTTCATCCCTGCTGGAATCTGTTGTGGCCTGTATGGTCAGATAGCCGTCCTTGAGTTCCGCCTTTACATCCTCTTTCCTGACACCCGGCATGTTCATGGTTATCTCAT
Coding sequences within:
- a CDS encoding Hsp20/alpha crystallin family protein — translated: MLMPSIFGENLLDDFFDYSFGSHKTFDMMNTDIRDTENGYEITMNMPGVRKEDVKAELKDGYLTIQATTDSSRDEKDSNGTYIRRERYCGSCSRSFYVGDAVTQEDIKAKFEDGTLKMLVPKKEAKPAVEEKKYIAIEG